The following coding sequences lie in one Gadus morhua chromosome 20, gadMor3.0, whole genome shotgun sequence genomic window:
- the LOC115533563 gene encoding probable phospholipid-transporting ATPase IH isoform X1: protein MDFSVLRNLISRYCVGEENWLDSRTVYIGQKEPPPGAAAYIPQRYPDNRIVSSKYTFWNFIPKNLFEQFRRIANFYFLVIFLVQLIIDTPTSPVTSGLPLFFVITVTAIKQGYEDWLRHKADCSINECPVDVVQQGKAARTQSHKLRVGDVVVVKEDETFPCDLVLLSSSREDGTCYVTTASLDGESSHKTYYAVPDTKAFRTDREVESLHATIECEQPQPDLYKFVGRINVYKDTEEPVARPLGSENLLLRGATLKNTHHIYAVAIYTGMETKMALNYQSKSQKRSAVEKSMNAFLIVYLCILISKAVINTVLKYAWQWSPDRDEPWYNHRTENERQRPVVIRAFTDFLAFMVLFNYIIPVSMYVTVEMQKFLGSYFITWDEEMFDEELGEGAQVNTSDLNEELGQVEYVFTDKTGTLTENNMEFIECCVDGNVYVPHAICNGQILSAASSIDMIDSSPGGYRREHEDLFFRALCLCHTVQVKEEETVDGIKRGFHQGRPTSFYISSSPDEVALVEGMKRLGYTYLRLKDNYMEILNKDDEIERFELLHVLNFDSVRRRMSVIVKSSSGEYLLFCKGADSSIFPRVVSGKVEQVKARVEQNAVEGLRTLCVAFRRLSPDDYQEACLLLTQAKLALQDREQRLAQAYDAIERDFVLLGATAVEDRLQEKAADTIESLHKAGMKVWVLTGDKMETAAATCYASKLFRRSTQILELTKKRTEEQSLHDVMFELSRTVLRQRSMSGLSVDCLDYGLIIDGATLTAVLKSGPEGNYREVFLEVSRNCSAVLCCRMAPLQKAQIVKLIKASKEHPITLAIGDGANDVSMILEAHVGIGIMGKEGRQAARNSDYAIPKFKHLKKMLLVHGHYYYIRIAELVQYFFYKNVCFIFPQFLFQFFCGFSQQPLYDTAYLTLYNISFTSLPILLYSLVEQHVSMDTLRRDPSLYKDITKNSLLRWPVFLYWTCLGLFDAVVFFFGAYFLFDNTTFTSNGQLMTTNTQMMFGNWTFGTLVFTVLVFTVTIKLALDTHHWTWINHFVIWGSLLFYVIFSLLWGGIIWPFLNYQRMYYVFMQMLSSGPAWLSIILLITISLLPDIIKKVLCRAMCPTPTERAQGTEKLTRGPADSTPLPSHYRLLKGHAADSSRIHLGVPETSALGMPEPFPQKLLLAQRPKGGGPDLCSAVGPCVLRLSGAGFAYYAPGPETSV, encoded by the exons CTTATAATCGACACGCCCACCAGCCCTGTAACCAGCGGCCTGCCGCTCTTCTTCGTCATCACTGTCACCGCCATTAAACAG GGCTATGAGGACTGGCTCCGGCACAAGGCGGACTGCTCCATCAACGAGTGTCCGGTGGATGTGGTGCAGCAGGGGAAGGCGGCCAGGACGCAGAGTCACAAGCTGCGG GTGGGcgacgtggtggtggtgaaggaggaTGAGACGTTCCCGTGCGACCTGGTCCTACTGTCGTCCAGCCGTGAGGACGGCACCTGCTACGTCACCACGGCCAGCCTCGACGGGGAGTCTAGTCACAAG ACCTACTACGCTGTACCGGACACCAAGGCCTTCAGAACGGACCGGGAGGTGGAGTCATTACACGCCACCATCGAATGTGAACAGCCCCAGCCTGACCTCTACAA ATTTGTGGGACGCATCAACGTCTACAAGGACACAGAAGAGCCTGTGGCTAG ACCACTCGGATCGGAGAACCTGCTCCTCAGAGGAGCCACATTGAagaacacacaccacatataCG CTGTCGCCATTTACACTGGCATGGAGACCAAGATGGCGCTCAACTACCAGTCCAAGTCACAGAAGCGCTCAGCTGTGGAAAA gTCGATGAATGCCTTCCTCATAGTGTACTTGTGCATCCTGATCAGCAAGGCGGTCATCAACACCGTGCTAAAGTACGCGTGGCAGTGGTCCCCCGACCGGGACGAGCCCTGGTACAACCACCGCACCGAGAACGAGCGCCAGCGACCCGTG gTGATCCGGGCATTCACTGACTTCCTGGCGTTCATGGTGCTCTTCAACTACATCATACCCGTGTCCATGTACGTCACTGTGGAGATGCAGAAGTTCCTGGGCTCCTACTTCATCACCTGGGACGAGGAGATGTTTGACGAGGAGCTAGGCGAGGGCGCGCAGGTCAACACCTCGGACCTCAACGAGGAGCTGGGACAG GTGGAGTATGTGTTCACTGACAAGACGGGCACCCTGACGGAGAACAACATGGAGTTCATCGAGTGCTGCGTGGACGGCAACGTCTACGTCCCCCACGCTATCTGCAACGGGCAGATCCTCAGCGCCGCCTCCAGCATCGACATGATCGACTCCTCGCCGGGCGGATACCGgagg GAGCATGAGGACCTGTTCTTCCGGGCGCTGTGTCTGTGCCACACGGtgcaggtgaaggaggaggagacggtggaCGGTATCAAGAGGGGCTTCCATCAGGGCCGGCCCACCTCCTtctacatctcctcctcccccgacgAAGTGGCGCTGGTGGAGGGTATGAAGAG gttgGGGTATACCTATTTGCGATTGAAGGACAACTACATGGAGATTCTCAACAAAGACGATGAGATTGAGAG GTTTGAGCTCCTCCACGTCCTGAACTTTGATTCTGTCCGGAGGAGAATGAGCGTCATCGTCAAGTCAAGCTCTG GAGAGTACTTGTTATTCTGCAAGGGTGCCGATTCCTCCATCTTCCCCCGAGTGGTGTCGGGGAAAGTGGAGCAGGTGAAAGCCCGCGTGGAGCAGAACGCCGTG GAGGGCCTGCGGACGCTGTGCGTGGCCTTCCGGCGGCTCTCGCCGGACGACTACCAGGAGGCCTGCCTGCTCCTGACCCAAGCCAAGCTGGCCCTGCAGGACAGGGAGCAGCGGCTGGCCCAGGCCTACGACGCCATCGAGAGAGACTTTGTGCTGCTGGGCGCCACGGCAGTGGAGGACAG gctcCAGGAGAAGGCGGCCGACACCATCGAGTCCCTCCACAAGGCGGGCATGAAGGTGTGGGTGCTGACGGGGGACAAGATGGAGACGGCGGCGGCCACGTGCTACGCCAGCAAGCTGTTCCGTCGCAGCACGCAGATCCTCGAGCTCACCAAGAAGCGCACGGAGGAGCAGAGCCTGCACGACGTCATGTTCGAGCTGAGCCGCACCGTGCTGCGCCAGCGCTCCATGTCGGG gttgtcGGTGGACTGCCTCGACTACGGCCTCATCATCGACGGGGCCACTCTGACGGCCGTCCTGAAGTCCGGCCCGGAGGGGAACTACcgggaggtcttcctggaggtcTCCCGCAACTGCAGCGCCGTGCTGTGCTGTCGCATGGCCCCCCTGCAGAAAGCACAG ATTGTGAAGCTAATCAAGGCTTCCAAAGAGCATCCCATAACCCTGGCCATCGGCGACGGAGCCAACGATGTCAGCATGATCCTGGAAGCCCACGTGGGCATAG GAATCATGGGTAAAGAGGGACGGCAGGCAGCGAGGAACAGCGACTACGCCATCCCCAAGTTCAAGCACCTGAAGAAGATGCTACTGGTGCACGGCCACTATTACTACATCCGCATTGCCGAGCTGGTGCAGTACTTCTTCTACAAG AACGTATGCTTCATCTTCCCCCAGTTCCTCTTCCAGTTCTTCTGTGGCTTCTCCCAGCAG CCTCTGTACGACACGGCATACCTCACACTGTACAACATCAGCTTCACCTCGCTACCCATCCTCCTCTACAGCCTCGTGGAGCAGCACGTCTCCATGGATACGCTCAGGAGGGACCCATCTTTGTACAA GGACATCACGAAGAACTCTCTCCTGCGATGGCCGGTCTTCCTGTACTGGACATGCCTCGGCTTGTTCGACGCCGTCGTCTTCTTCTTCGGTGCCTACTTCCTGTTCGACAACACCACCTTCACCAGCAACGGCCAG CTCAtgaccaccaacacacagatg ATGTTTGGCAACTGGACCTTCGGCACCCTCGTCTTCACTGTGCTGGTCTTCACCGTGacaataaag CTTGCCTTGGACACGCACCACTGGACATGGATCAATCACTTTGTCATCTGGGGGTCGCTGCTCTTCTACGTGATCTTCTCGCTGCTATGGGGGGGCATCATTTg GCCCTTCCTCAACTACCAGAGGATGTACTACGTGTTCATGCAGATGCTGTCCAGCGGCCCCGCCTGGCTCAGCATCATCCTGCTCATCACCATCAGCCTGCTGCCAGACATCATCAAGAAGGTGCTGTGCCGAGCCATGTGTCCCACGCCCACCGAACGCGCACAG GGCACTGAGAAGTTGACCCGGGGCCCGGCAGACTCAACCCCGCTCCCCTCTCATTACCGCTTACTGAAGGGCCACGCCGCCGACTCCTCCCGAATCCACCTCGGAGTCCCGGAAACGTCGGCGCTGGGAATGCCTGAGCCCTTCCCTCAGAAACTGCTCCTGGCCCAGCGGCCCAAGGGAGGGGGGCCCGACCTCTGCTCCGCCGTCGGCCCCTGCGTCCTCCGTCTCTCAGGGGCCGGATTCGCCTATTACGCCCCGGGACCCGAGACCTCAGTGTAA
- the LOC115533563 gene encoding probable phospholipid-transporting ATPase IH isoform X2 — MDFSVLRNLISRYCVGEENWLDSRTVYIGQKEPPPGAAAYIPQRYPDNRIVSSKYTFWNFIPKNLFEQFRRIANFYFLVIFLVQLIIDTPTSPVTSGLPLFFVITVTAIKQGYEDWLRHKADCSINECPVDVVQQGKAARTQSHKLRVGDVVVVKEDETFPCDLVLLSSSREDGTCYVTTASLDGESSHKTYYAVPDTKAFRTDREVESLHATIECEQPQPDLYKFVGRINVYKDTEEPVARPLGSENLLLRGATLKNTHHIYAVAIYTGMETKMALNYQSKSQKRSAVEKSMNAFLIVYLCILISKAVINTVLKYAWQWSPDRDEPWYNHRTENERQRPVVIRAFTDFLAFMVLFNYIIPVSMYVTVEMQKFLGSYFITWDEEMFDEELGEGAQVNTSDLNEELGQVEYVFTDKTGTLTENNMEFIECCVDGNVYVPHAICNGQILSAASSIDMIDSSPGGYRREHEDLFFRALCLCHTVQVKEEETVDGIKRGFHQGRPTSFYISSSPDEVALVEGMKRLGYTYLRLKDNYMEILNKDDEIERFELLHVLNFDSVRRRMSVIVKSSSGEYLLFCKGADSSIFPRVVSGKVEQVKARVEQNAVEGLRTLCVAFRRLSPDDYQEACLLLTQAKLALQDREQRLAQAYDAIERDFVLLGATAVEDRLQEKAADTIESLHKAGMKVWVLTGDKMETAAATCYASKLFRRSTQILELTKKRTEEQSLHDVMFELSRTVLRQRSMSGLSVDCLDYGLIIDGATLTAVLKSGPEGNYREVFLEVSRNCSAVLCCRMAPLQKAQIVKLIKASKEHPITLAIGDGANDVSMILEAHVGIGIMGKEGRQAARNSDYAIPKFKHLKKMLLVHGHYYYIRIAELVQYFFYKNVCFIFPQFLFQFFCGFSQQPLYDTAYLTLYNISFTSLPILLYSLVEQHVSMDTLRRDPSLYKDITKNSLLRWPVFLYWTCLGLFDAVVFFFGAYFLFDNTTFTSNGQLMTTNTQMMFGNWTFGTLVFTVLVFTVTIKLALDTHHWTWINHFVIWGSLLFYVIFSLLWGGIIWPFLNYQRMYYVFMQMLSSGPAWLSIILLITISLLPDIIKKVLCRAMCPTPTERAQSNRQCLTVEPSSIFMLSQSSSRMSF, encoded by the exons CTTATAATCGACACGCCCACCAGCCCTGTAACCAGCGGCCTGCCGCTCTTCTTCGTCATCACTGTCACCGCCATTAAACAG GGCTATGAGGACTGGCTCCGGCACAAGGCGGACTGCTCCATCAACGAGTGTCCGGTGGATGTGGTGCAGCAGGGGAAGGCGGCCAGGACGCAGAGTCACAAGCTGCGG GTGGGcgacgtggtggtggtgaaggaggaTGAGACGTTCCCGTGCGACCTGGTCCTACTGTCGTCCAGCCGTGAGGACGGCACCTGCTACGTCACCACGGCCAGCCTCGACGGGGAGTCTAGTCACAAG ACCTACTACGCTGTACCGGACACCAAGGCCTTCAGAACGGACCGGGAGGTGGAGTCATTACACGCCACCATCGAATGTGAACAGCCCCAGCCTGACCTCTACAA ATTTGTGGGACGCATCAACGTCTACAAGGACACAGAAGAGCCTGTGGCTAG ACCACTCGGATCGGAGAACCTGCTCCTCAGAGGAGCCACATTGAagaacacacaccacatataCG CTGTCGCCATTTACACTGGCATGGAGACCAAGATGGCGCTCAACTACCAGTCCAAGTCACAGAAGCGCTCAGCTGTGGAAAA gTCGATGAATGCCTTCCTCATAGTGTACTTGTGCATCCTGATCAGCAAGGCGGTCATCAACACCGTGCTAAAGTACGCGTGGCAGTGGTCCCCCGACCGGGACGAGCCCTGGTACAACCACCGCACCGAGAACGAGCGCCAGCGACCCGTG gTGATCCGGGCATTCACTGACTTCCTGGCGTTCATGGTGCTCTTCAACTACATCATACCCGTGTCCATGTACGTCACTGTGGAGATGCAGAAGTTCCTGGGCTCCTACTTCATCACCTGGGACGAGGAGATGTTTGACGAGGAGCTAGGCGAGGGCGCGCAGGTCAACACCTCGGACCTCAACGAGGAGCTGGGACAG GTGGAGTATGTGTTCACTGACAAGACGGGCACCCTGACGGAGAACAACATGGAGTTCATCGAGTGCTGCGTGGACGGCAACGTCTACGTCCCCCACGCTATCTGCAACGGGCAGATCCTCAGCGCCGCCTCCAGCATCGACATGATCGACTCCTCGCCGGGCGGATACCGgagg GAGCATGAGGACCTGTTCTTCCGGGCGCTGTGTCTGTGCCACACGGtgcaggtgaaggaggaggagacggtggaCGGTATCAAGAGGGGCTTCCATCAGGGCCGGCCCACCTCCTtctacatctcctcctcccccgacgAAGTGGCGCTGGTGGAGGGTATGAAGAG gttgGGGTATACCTATTTGCGATTGAAGGACAACTACATGGAGATTCTCAACAAAGACGATGAGATTGAGAG GTTTGAGCTCCTCCACGTCCTGAACTTTGATTCTGTCCGGAGGAGAATGAGCGTCATCGTCAAGTCAAGCTCTG GAGAGTACTTGTTATTCTGCAAGGGTGCCGATTCCTCCATCTTCCCCCGAGTGGTGTCGGGGAAAGTGGAGCAGGTGAAAGCCCGCGTGGAGCAGAACGCCGTG GAGGGCCTGCGGACGCTGTGCGTGGCCTTCCGGCGGCTCTCGCCGGACGACTACCAGGAGGCCTGCCTGCTCCTGACCCAAGCCAAGCTGGCCCTGCAGGACAGGGAGCAGCGGCTGGCCCAGGCCTACGACGCCATCGAGAGAGACTTTGTGCTGCTGGGCGCCACGGCAGTGGAGGACAG gctcCAGGAGAAGGCGGCCGACACCATCGAGTCCCTCCACAAGGCGGGCATGAAGGTGTGGGTGCTGACGGGGGACAAGATGGAGACGGCGGCGGCCACGTGCTACGCCAGCAAGCTGTTCCGTCGCAGCACGCAGATCCTCGAGCTCACCAAGAAGCGCACGGAGGAGCAGAGCCTGCACGACGTCATGTTCGAGCTGAGCCGCACCGTGCTGCGCCAGCGCTCCATGTCGGG gttgtcGGTGGACTGCCTCGACTACGGCCTCATCATCGACGGGGCCACTCTGACGGCCGTCCTGAAGTCCGGCCCGGAGGGGAACTACcgggaggtcttcctggaggtcTCCCGCAACTGCAGCGCCGTGCTGTGCTGTCGCATGGCCCCCCTGCAGAAAGCACAG ATTGTGAAGCTAATCAAGGCTTCCAAAGAGCATCCCATAACCCTGGCCATCGGCGACGGAGCCAACGATGTCAGCATGATCCTGGAAGCCCACGTGGGCATAG GAATCATGGGTAAAGAGGGACGGCAGGCAGCGAGGAACAGCGACTACGCCATCCCCAAGTTCAAGCACCTGAAGAAGATGCTACTGGTGCACGGCCACTATTACTACATCCGCATTGCCGAGCTGGTGCAGTACTTCTTCTACAAG AACGTATGCTTCATCTTCCCCCAGTTCCTCTTCCAGTTCTTCTGTGGCTTCTCCCAGCAG CCTCTGTACGACACGGCATACCTCACACTGTACAACATCAGCTTCACCTCGCTACCCATCCTCCTCTACAGCCTCGTGGAGCAGCACGTCTCCATGGATACGCTCAGGAGGGACCCATCTTTGTACAA GGACATCACGAAGAACTCTCTCCTGCGATGGCCGGTCTTCCTGTACTGGACATGCCTCGGCTTGTTCGACGCCGTCGTCTTCTTCTTCGGTGCCTACTTCCTGTTCGACAACACCACCTTCACCAGCAACGGCCAG CTCAtgaccaccaacacacagatg ATGTTTGGCAACTGGACCTTCGGCACCCTCGTCTTCACTGTGCTGGTCTTCACCGTGacaataaag CTTGCCTTGGACACGCACCACTGGACATGGATCAATCACTTTGTCATCTGGGGGTCGCTGCTCTTCTACGTGATCTTCTCGCTGCTATGGGGGGGCATCATTTg GCCCTTCCTCAACTACCAGAGGATGTACTACGTGTTCATGCAGATGCTGTCCAGCGGCCCCGCCTGGCTCAGCATCATCCTGCTCATCACCATCAGCCTGCTGCCAGACATCATCAAGAAGGTGCTGTGCCGAGCCATGTGTCCCACGCCCACCGAACGCGCACAG TCGAATCGCCAGTGCCTTACCGTGGAGCCCTCCAGCATCTTCATGCTTTCTCAGTCCTCAAGCAGAATGAGTTTCTGA